One part of the Streptomyces lydicus genome encodes these proteins:
- a CDS encoding MaoC/PaaZ C-terminal domain-containing protein: protein MPIDAVKATSAEPRTTELAWDHKDVQLYHLGIGAGAATPEKPQPATDPDELRYTLESGLHVLPSFATVAGGGMALAGGLSAPGIDVDLAAVLHGGQTVTVHRALPVRGRATQTSTVPAVYDKGKAAVIVLRSEVADADGPLWTCDTQIFVRGEGGFGGDRGPSARLELPDRAPDLTTERHIRADQALLYRLSGDWNPLHADPEFARLAGFDRPILHGLCTYGVTLKAVVDTVLGGEVARVRSYATRFAGVVFPGETLRLRLWREPGRIQVSVTAPGRDDAPVLADTVVEHS, encoded by the coding sequence ATGCCCATCGACGCCGTCAAGGCCACTTCCGCCGAGCCGCGGACCACCGAACTCGCCTGGGACCACAAGGACGTCCAGCTCTACCACCTGGGCATCGGCGCCGGCGCGGCCACCCCGGAGAAGCCGCAGCCCGCCACCGACCCGGACGAACTGCGCTACACCCTGGAGAGCGGCCTGCACGTCCTGCCCAGCTTCGCGACCGTCGCGGGCGGGGGCATGGCGCTGGCCGGCGGGCTCTCCGCCCCGGGCATCGACGTCGACCTCGCGGCCGTCCTGCACGGCGGCCAGACCGTCACCGTGCACCGCGCCCTCCCCGTGCGCGGCCGCGCCACCCAGACCTCGACCGTCCCGGCCGTCTACGACAAGGGCAAGGCCGCGGTCATCGTGCTGCGCTCCGAAGTCGCCGACGCGGACGGCCCGTTGTGGACCTGCGACACCCAGATCTTCGTCCGCGGCGAGGGCGGCTTCGGGGGCGACCGCGGCCCCTCCGCCCGCCTCGAACTCCCCGACCGCGCCCCCGACCTGACCACCGAACGGCACATCCGCGCGGACCAGGCGCTGCTCTACCGCCTCTCCGGTGACTGGAACCCGCTGCACGCCGACCCGGAGTTCGCCCGGCTGGCGGGGTTCGACCGGCCGATCCTGCACGGGCTGTGCACGTACGGGGTGACGCTCAAGGCCGTGGTCGACACCGTGCTCGGCGGGGAGGTGGCCCGGGTGCGGTCGTACGCCACCCGGTTCGCGGGGGTGGTCTTCCCGGGCGAGACGCTCCGCCTCCGCCTGTGGCGCGAGCCCGGCCGGATCCAGGTGTCGGTCACCGCTCCCGGGCGCGACGACGCGCCGGTCCTGGCGGACACCGTCGTCGAGCACAGCTAG
- a CDS encoding Zn-dependent alcohol dehydrogenase translates to MRAAVQHETGQDKLEVLDDVEAVGFGPGKVRIRIRATGLCHSDLSAMNGVLPQPAPFVPGHEGAGEVLDVGDGVTGLSAGDRVLMCWLPACGDCPACKRGQTHLCLAGFLNAGTPNFKRPGGDVFGFAGTGTFAEEVVVAANCAVPIPDDVPYEIAALIGCGVTTGLGAALNTARVAAASSVAVIGCGGVGISTIQGARACGAAQIVAVDPVPARREAALRFGATEAVAPEELADAKARITAGEGFDYVFEVVGKSATARTAYETTRRGGTLCVVGAGAMDDTFQVNMFELFFDEKRILPSLYGGGDVLRSYERAIALWRAGRIDLEGLITHRVRLAEINDALDQMRSGTALRTCIEI, encoded by the coding sequence ATGCGCGCAGCCGTACAGCACGAGACGGGTCAGGACAAGCTGGAGGTGCTCGACGACGTCGAGGCGGTGGGGTTCGGACCCGGCAAGGTCAGGATCCGGATCCGGGCGACCGGACTGTGCCACTCCGACCTCTCGGCGATGAACGGGGTGCTGCCGCAGCCGGCGCCCTTCGTCCCCGGGCACGAGGGCGCCGGAGAGGTCCTCGATGTCGGCGACGGCGTCACCGGCCTCAGCGCCGGCGACCGCGTCCTGATGTGCTGGCTGCCCGCCTGCGGCGACTGTCCGGCCTGCAAACGCGGCCAGACGCATCTGTGCCTGGCCGGATTCCTGAACGCCGGCACGCCCAACTTCAAGCGGCCCGGTGGCGACGTCTTCGGCTTCGCCGGCACCGGCACGTTCGCCGAGGAGGTCGTGGTCGCGGCCAACTGCGCCGTGCCGATCCCGGACGACGTCCCCTACGAGATCGCCGCGCTGATCGGCTGCGGCGTCACCACCGGCCTCGGCGCGGCCCTCAACACCGCCCGGGTGGCGGCCGCTTCCTCGGTGGCGGTGATCGGGTGCGGCGGCGTCGGTATCTCCACCATCCAGGGCGCCAGGGCCTGCGGCGCCGCCCAGATCGTGGCCGTCGACCCGGTGCCCGCCCGGCGGGAGGCCGCGCTGCGCTTCGGCGCCACCGAGGCCGTCGCGCCCGAGGAACTCGCCGACGCCAAGGCCCGGATCACCGCGGGGGAGGGCTTCGACTACGTCTTCGAGGTGGTCGGCAAGTCCGCCACCGCCCGCACCGCCTACGAGACGACCCGGCGCGGCGGCACGCTGTGCGTGGTCGGCGCGGGCGCCATGGACGACACCTTCCAGGTGAACATGTTCGAGCTGTTCTTCGACGAGAAGCGGATCCTGCCGTCCCTGTACGGCGGCGGGGACGTCCTGCGCTCCTACGAGCGCGCCATCGCCCTGTGGCGGGCCGGCCGGATCGACCTCGAAGGGCTGATCACCCATCGCGTCCGGCTCGCCGAGATCAACGACGCGCTCGACCAGATGCGGTCCGGCACCGCGCTGCGCACCTGCATAGAGATCTGA
- a CDS encoding DUF1772 domain-containing protein, protein MLDVLTVVTVVVVGLMVGVEFAVAVFVNPILDRLPNDGGLDARSDGARILGRVMPFWYIGSVVLGAAWAVLGRGGPGTPLVIAGTALLVLSVVMSVLLLVPINSRVATWSHKGVPADWKQQMRRWDRFHYVRVGVIVLAFTLFVVALV, encoded by the coding sequence ATGCTGGACGTACTGACCGTCGTCACGGTCGTCGTGGTGGGGCTCATGGTGGGTGTGGAGTTCGCGGTGGCGGTGTTCGTCAATCCGATCCTGGACCGGCTCCCGAACGACGGCGGTCTCGACGCCCGCAGCGACGGGGCACGGATCCTCGGCCGGGTCATGCCGTTCTGGTACATCGGCTCGGTCGTCCTCGGCGCGGCGTGGGCCGTACTGGGCCGCGGCGGCCCGGGCACGCCACTCGTCATCGCGGGCACCGCACTGCTCGTACTGAGCGTGGTGATGTCGGTCCTGCTGCTCGTGCCGATCAACTCGCGCGTCGCGACCTGGTCCCACAAAGGCGTCCCCGCGGACTGGAAGCAGCAGATGAGGCGGTGGGACCGCTTCCACTACGTCCGCGTGGGCGTCATCGTGCTCGCCTTCACCCTGTTCGTCGTCGCCCTGGTCTAG
- a CDS encoding histidine kinase, which yields MTQTWEATVTDRERQGPGSPGPGTTSGAEGDPCASKGRVRDRKGPGKYAFLPWLLMGMGALSNVVQGKTDHPWLGGLGLLAFNSLYISVVWSSFNPRLRDSRRPLVALGLLTAVTFAIALGFGGSWFLFFPLLSLASGTVRALRGKKLALWLIALSGAAGYLNGWRHGDPGGSFGIGYGTFLSGMVTATVLSLFDTIQELDATRQELARSAVEKERLRFSRDLHDLLGHTLSVVVVKAEAVRRLAPRDLDAALAQAADIEAVGRQALTEIREAVTGYREGSLTTELDRARSVLEAAGIEPVVRQAGPPLPPQAGALLGWVVREGVTNTVRHSGATRCEIDVHADDERVRLTITDDGRGPVSSGADPAAGSGLAWLRDHVPGRGGAAADREEPDGGNGGPTDPAADGAGGTADTAAGRAGPVGGTGLKGLTERLAAAGGTLRAGADGRRGFRVTAELPVGTGDRTDTEELTR from the coding sequence ATGACGCAGACCTGGGAAGCAACGGTGACGGACAGAGAGCGGCAGGGGCCGGGAAGCCCGGGCCCGGGGACCACGAGCGGCGCCGAGGGCGACCCGTGCGCGTCGAAGGGGCGGGTCAGGGACCGGAAGGGGCCGGGCAAGTACGCCTTCCTGCCCTGGCTGCTGATGGGCATGGGTGCCCTCTCCAACGTCGTCCAGGGCAAGACGGACCACCCCTGGCTCGGCGGCCTGGGCCTGCTCGCCTTCAACTCCCTCTACATCAGCGTCGTCTGGTCGTCGTTCAACCCCCGGCTGCGCGACTCCCGCCGGCCGCTGGTCGCCCTGGGCCTGCTGACCGCCGTCACCTTCGCCATCGCGCTCGGCTTCGGCGGCAGCTGGTTCCTGTTCTTCCCGCTGCTCTCGCTGGCCTCCGGCACGGTCCGGGCGCTGCGCGGCAAGAAGCTCGCCCTCTGGCTGATCGCGCTCAGCGGTGCCGCCGGCTATCTGAACGGCTGGCGGCACGGCGACCCCGGGGGGTCGTTCGGCATCGGCTACGGCACGTTCCTGTCCGGCATGGTGACGGCCACCGTCCTCAGCCTCTTCGACACCATCCAGGAGCTGGACGCCACCCGGCAGGAACTCGCCCGCAGCGCCGTGGAGAAGGAGCGGCTGCGGTTCTCCCGCGACCTGCACGACCTGCTGGGCCACACGCTGTCCGTCGTGGTCGTCAAGGCCGAGGCGGTCCGGCGGCTCGCGCCGCGCGATCTGGACGCGGCGCTCGCCCAGGCCGCCGACATCGAGGCGGTCGGCCGGCAGGCGCTGACCGAGATCCGCGAGGCGGTCACCGGCTACCGCGAGGGCAGCCTGACCACCGAACTGGACCGGGCCCGTTCGGTGCTGGAGGCGGCCGGCATCGAGCCCGTGGTGCGCCAGGCCGGGCCGCCGCTGCCGCCGCAGGCCGGCGCGCTGCTCGGCTGGGTGGTCCGCGAAGGGGTCACCAACACCGTGCGGCACAGCGGCGCGACCCGCTGCGAGATCGACGTGCACGCCGACGACGAGCGGGTACGGCTGACGATCACGGACGACGGCCGCGGTCCCGTAAGCTCCGGTGCTGACCCGGCAGCCGGCTCCGGACTGGCCTGGCTCCGCGACCACGTCCCCGGACGCGGCGGCGCGGCGGCCGACCGCGAGGAACCGGACGGCGGCAACGGCGGGCCCACCGATCCGGCGGCGGACGGCGCGGGCGGCACCGCGGACACCGCCGCGGGCCGCGCGGGGCCGGTCGGCGGCACCGGCCTGAAGGGGCTGACCGAACGGCTGGCCGCGGCGGGCGGCACACTGCGCGCCGGGGCCGACGGCCGGCGCGGCTTCCGCGTCACGGCCGAACTTCCGGTCGGCACGGGCGACAGGACGGACACGGAGGAGTTGACCAGGTGA
- a CDS encoding MFS transporter, with amino-acid sequence MVGMPPIATPATLSGTPRRTAAPAWLVMLLVCAGQFLVILDVSVVNVALPAVRAGLGLSELGLQWIVNAYVITFAGFMLLGGRAADLFGRKRIFVLGLALFTVASLGGGLAQQPWQLIAARTVQGVGAAVLSPATLTILTTSFPVGPARTRAIATWTAVGAGGGAVGGLVGGVLTEYLSWRWVLLINVPVGAVVLLGAVLWLTESRQGAARRLDVPGALLVTGGLGLVAYGIVRTETDGWASSSALLPLAAGLLVIAVFLAVEARSKAPLMPLALFRLRSVSSANGAMVLAGAAMFSMWYFLSLYVQNVLGYRPLQAGLSFIPHSLCIVLGSKIGPRLMNRVGAKTLAVSGAVISAAGMAWQGTMDVHGTYLGTILGPGVLMALGAGLTATPVAAIATSGADPADQGLVSGLINTSRQMGGALGLSVLSTVAASRIAAGHGPAARAAGYGLAFHVGSLVLLAAILLMVVALPRRRVDTVH; translated from the coding sequence ATGGTCGGCATGCCCCCGATAGCCACGCCCGCCACCCTGTCCGGAACCCCGCGCCGAACGGCCGCGCCGGCCTGGCTGGTCATGCTGCTGGTCTGCGCCGGTCAGTTCCTGGTCATCCTGGACGTCTCCGTCGTGAACGTGGCGCTGCCGGCCGTACGCGCCGGGCTGGGCCTGAGCGAACTCGGCCTGCAGTGGATCGTCAACGCCTACGTCATCACCTTCGCGGGCTTCATGCTGCTCGGCGGCCGGGCCGCCGATCTCTTCGGCCGCAAGCGGATCTTCGTGCTGGGCCTGGCGCTCTTCACCGTCGCGAGCCTGGGCGGCGGACTGGCCCAGCAGCCCTGGCAGTTGATCGCGGCCCGCACCGTCCAGGGAGTCGGCGCCGCCGTGCTCTCCCCGGCCACCCTGACGATCCTCACCACGTCGTTCCCGGTCGGCCCGGCCCGTACCCGCGCCATCGCCACCTGGACGGCGGTCGGCGCCGGCGGTGGCGCGGTGGGCGGACTGGTCGGCGGGGTGCTCACCGAGTACCTGTCCTGGCGCTGGGTGCTGCTCATCAACGTGCCGGTCGGCGCGGTGGTGCTGCTCGGCGCGGTGCTGTGGCTCACCGAGAGCCGACAGGGCGCCGCGCGGCGGCTCGACGTCCCCGGCGCGCTGCTGGTGACCGGCGGCCTGGGGCTGGTGGCGTACGGGATCGTGCGGACCGAGACGGACGGCTGGGCCTCGTCCTCGGCGCTGCTGCCGCTGGCCGCCGGGCTGCTCGTGATCGCCGTCTTCCTCGCCGTCGAGGCGCGCTCCAAGGCGCCGTTGATGCCGCTGGCGCTCTTCCGGCTGCGGTCGGTGTCCTCCGCGAACGGGGCGATGGTGCTGGCCGGCGCGGCGATGTTCTCGATGTGGTACTTCCTGTCGCTGTACGTGCAGAACGTGCTGGGCTACCGGCCGTTGCAGGCGGGCCTCTCCTTCATCCCGCACTCGCTGTGCATCGTCCTCGGCTCCAAGATCGGGCCGCGGCTGATGAACCGGGTGGGCGCGAAGACCCTGGCCGTCTCCGGCGCGGTGATCTCCGCGGCCGGCATGGCCTGGCAGGGCACGATGGACGTGCACGGCACCTACCTCGGCACGATCCTCGGACCGGGCGTCCTGATGGCGCTGGGCGCCGGCCTGACGGCGACGCCGGTCGCCGCCATCGCCACCTCAGGGGCGGACCCGGCGGACCAGGGTCTGGTCTCCGGCCTGATCAACACCTCCCGCCAGATGGGCGGTGCGCTGGGCCTGTCGGTGCTGTCCACCGTCGCCGCCTCCCGCATCGCGGCCGGGCACGGCCCCGCGGCCCGGGCGGCCGGCTACGGCCTGGCGTTCCACGTCGGTTCGCTGGTGCTGCTGGCGGCCATCCTGCTGATGGTCGTCGCCCTGCCGAGGCGGCGGGTGGACACCGTGCACTAG
- a CDS encoding IS982 family transposase, protein MTTNLETLATALYVRIDDSLAGTRRTGRPPRLTDAELLTLAVMQAVLGFVSEARWLRFARTHLAAEFPYLPEQSGYNKRLRAANTLLGRFIRTLARDTDLWHDDVWIVDSTPVECARSRPTVKRSGLAGWAAYSYCPSHSRFFWGLRLHLICTPGGLPIAWALANPKTDEREVLAGMLTQDADLLATRPGQTVIGDKGYVSKHLDAFMAQHGLTLLRPSYRNKKPRPGEHLLKPIRQLIESVNDTLKGQLDLERHGARTPAGVLARVGQRILALTAAIWHNRATGTPITRSLIAYDH, encoded by the coding sequence GTGACGACAAACCTGGAGACCCTCGCGACTGCACTGTACGTGAGGATCGATGACTCTCTGGCAGGAACGCGGCGGACAGGGCGTCCACCGAGGCTGACGGATGCCGAACTGTTGACGCTCGCGGTCATGCAGGCCGTACTCGGCTTCGTCTCCGAGGCCCGCTGGCTGCGGTTCGCCCGCACCCATCTGGCGGCCGAGTTCCCCTACCTGCCCGAACAGTCCGGCTACAACAAGCGCCTGCGGGCCGCGAACACCCTGCTCGGCCGCTTCATTCGCACCCTCGCCCGCGACACGGATCTGTGGCACGACGACGTATGGATCGTGGACTCCACACCCGTGGAATGCGCCCGCTCACGCCCCACCGTCAAACGCTCCGGCCTGGCCGGCTGGGCCGCTTACTCCTACTGTCCCTCGCACTCACGGTTCTTCTGGGGCCTGCGCCTGCACCTGATCTGCACACCTGGTGGACTACCGATCGCCTGGGCTCTGGCCAACCCCAAGACGGACGAACGCGAAGTCCTCGCAGGCATGCTCACCCAGGACGCCGACCTGCTGGCCACCCGCCCCGGGCAGACGGTTATCGGCGACAAGGGCTACGTCTCCAAGCACCTCGACGCCTTCATGGCCCAACACGGCCTGACCCTGCTGCGGCCCAGCTACCGCAACAAGAAGCCCCGGCCAGGAGAGCACCTCCTCAAACCGATCCGGCAGCTGATCGAGTCGGTCAACGACACCCTCAAAGGCCAGCTCGACCTCGAACGCCACGGAGCCAGAACCCCAGCCGGAGTCCTGGCCCGCGTCGGACAACGCATCCTCGCTCTCACCGCCGCGATCTGGCACAACCGGGCCACCGGAACACCGATCACACGATCACTGATCGCCTACGACCACTGA
- a CDS encoding ABC transporter permease, translated as MLDYVRLEVRRTLRDRGFVIFGIGMPVLMYLLMTNIGTGPGGAAMEWKTASMVGMAAYGALGAALGTGTGVAEDKQLGWLRQLRITPMGPVRVVVGRGLTGSVTVLPALTAVLLVGALVNGVRMAAWQWAALAALLWIGTAPFTLLGLGNGYRLSAQSTGVVNTGCMLLLSIIGGLWFPAELFPGWLRTLSAWTPGNRFAELGQSVTQGGAPGLGAVAVLAAWMALFGGYAVYAYRRAARTA; from the coding sequence ATGCTCGACTACGTCCGCCTGGAGGTCCGCCGCACCCTGCGCGACCGGGGCTTCGTCATCTTCGGCATCGGGATGCCGGTGCTGATGTACCTCCTGATGACCAACATCGGCACCGGCCCCGGCGGCGCCGCCATGGAGTGGAAAACCGCGTCGATGGTCGGGATGGCCGCGTACGGGGCGCTGGGCGCGGCCCTCGGCACCGGCACCGGCGTGGCGGAGGACAAGCAGCTGGGCTGGCTGCGGCAGCTGCGGATCACGCCGATGGGCCCGGTGCGCGTCGTGGTGGGCCGCGGGCTGACCGGATCGGTGACGGTGCTGCCGGCCCTCACCGCCGTCCTGCTGGTGGGCGCGCTGGTCAACGGGGTGCGGATGGCCGCCTGGCAGTGGGCCGCGCTGGCCGCGCTGCTGTGGATCGGCACCGCGCCGTTCACCCTCCTCGGGCTCGGCAACGGCTACCGCCTGTCCGCCCAGTCGACGGGCGTGGTCAACACCGGCTGCATGCTGCTGCTCTCGATCATCGGCGGGCTGTGGTTCCCCGCCGAACTGTTCCCCGGCTGGCTGCGCACGCTGTCCGCCTGGACGCCCGGCAACCGCTTCGCCGAGCTCGGGCAGAGCGTCACCCAGGGCGGCGCCCCGGGCCTCGGCGCGGTGGCGGTGCTGGCCGCCTGGATGGCACTCTTCGGCGGTTACGCGGTGTACGCGTACCGCCGGGCCGCACGGACGGCGTGA
- a CDS encoding response regulator transcription factor: MIKVLLAEDQGMMRGALALLLDLEEDMQVVAQVGAGDQIVAAALDARPDIALLDIELPGRSGLDAAADLRAQLPSCKVLIVTTFGRPGYLRRAMEAGASGFLVKDGPVEDLAAAIRRVLAGERVIDPGLAAAALSAGPNPLTQRERDVLTAAVDGATVADIAGKLHLSQATVRNYLSSAIGKTGTRNRMEAVRAARQNGWL, encoded by the coding sequence GTGATCAAGGTCCTGCTGGCGGAGGACCAGGGGATGATGCGGGGCGCGCTGGCGCTGCTGCTCGACCTGGAGGAGGACATGCAGGTCGTGGCGCAGGTCGGGGCGGGCGATCAGATCGTCGCCGCCGCGCTGGACGCCCGTCCCGACATCGCCCTCCTCGACATCGAACTCCCCGGCCGCAGCGGCCTGGACGCCGCGGCCGATCTGCGCGCGCAGCTGCCGTCGTGCAAGGTGCTGATCGTGACGACGTTCGGCCGGCCCGGCTATCTGCGTCGCGCCATGGAGGCCGGCGCGTCCGGTTTCCTGGTGAAGGACGGCCCGGTGGAGGATCTCGCGGCGGCGATCCGCCGGGTGCTCGCCGGGGAGCGGGTGATCGACCCCGGACTGGCCGCGGCGGCGCTGAGCGCCGGCCCCAACCCGCTGACCCAGCGCGAACGCGACGTCCTCACGGCGGCGGTGGACGGCGCCACGGTCGCCGACATCGCCGGCAAGCTCCACCTCTCGCAGGCCACCGTCCGCAACTACCTCTCGTCGGCCATCGGCAAGACCGGCACCCGCAACCGCATGGAGGCGGTACGGGCCGCCCGGCAGAACGGCTGGCTGTGA
- a CDS encoding ABC transporter ATP-binding protein codes for MEPAATRRNGVGGAGGGTAVTFRGVTRSYGGVRAVQGLDLDIAAGETVALLGRNGAGKSTTLNMLLGLQPPSTGTVRLFGGTPESAVRAGRVGAMLQDGKAVPRVTVRELITFVAATYPAPMDVTETLELAGLAEFAGRRVDRLSGGQAQRVRFAVALAGNPELLVLDEPTAALDVDARRTFWRAMRGYARRGNTLVFSTHYLEEADDHADRIVVIDGGRVVADGSSEALKRRTGGSLVSFDLRGAPSAPLPALPGVRAVEIRGDRALLRTADSDATVVALAGLDLVHGLQVTPASLEDTFLALTSGGTTGAATAEPAAGAAAESAATASAKETV; via the coding sequence ATGGAACCGGCAGCGACACGGAGGAACGGTGTGGGTGGGGCGGGCGGCGGGACGGCCGTCACCTTCCGCGGTGTGACGCGGAGTTACGGCGGGGTGCGCGCCGTCCAGGGGCTGGACCTGGACATCGCCGCCGGCGAGACGGTGGCCCTGCTCGGCCGCAACGGCGCCGGCAAGTCCACCACCCTGAACATGCTGCTGGGGCTGCAGCCGCCGAGCACGGGGACGGTGCGGCTGTTCGGCGGCACACCGGAGTCCGCCGTACGGGCGGGCCGGGTGGGCGCGATGCTCCAGGACGGCAAGGCCGTCCCGCGGGTCACCGTGCGCGAGCTGATCACCTTCGTCGCCGCCACCTACCCCGCGCCCATGGACGTCACCGAGACCCTGGAGCTGGCGGGCCTGGCCGAGTTCGCGGGGCGGCGGGTGGACCGGCTGTCCGGCGGGCAGGCCCAGCGGGTCCGCTTCGCGGTGGCGCTGGCCGGCAACCCCGAACTGCTGGTGCTCGACGAGCCGACCGCGGCCCTGGACGTCGACGCGCGCCGGACGTTCTGGCGCGCCATGCGGGGCTACGCCCGCCGCGGCAACACCCTCGTGTTCTCCACCCACTATCTGGAGGAGGCGGACGACCACGCGGACCGGATCGTGGTGATCGACGGCGGGCGGGTGGTCGCCGACGGCAGCAGCGAGGCACTGAAGCGGCGCACCGGCGGCTCGCTGGTCTCCTTCGACCTCCGGGGCGCGCCGAGCGCCCCGCTGCCGGCGCTGCCCGGCGTGCGCGCCGTGGAGATACGGGGTGACCGGGCCCTGCTGCGGACGGCGGACTCCGACGCCACCGTCGTCGCGCTGGCCGGGCTCGACCTCGTGCACGGCCTGCAGGTCACCCCCGCCAGCCTGGAGGACACCTTCCTCGCCCTCACCTCCGGCGGCACGACCGGCGCCGCCACCGCGGAGCCCGCCGCCGGAGCCGCCGCCGAGTCCGCCGCCACCGCGTCCGCGAAGGAGACCGTGTGA
- a CDS encoding TetR/AcrR family transcriptional regulator: MSVRERKERERAQRHRLIVSTARELAEAQGWDAVTTRRLAAQIEYSQPVLYGHFRGKREIVGAVALEGFAELTTALRSAVAEGPAGREAVAALARAYTGFAADNPALYDAMFSLDNGLPFADEATPAPLREAFGALLDPLVGHAHPDEPGLFVETFWAALHGLVTLTRAGRLPADRVPDRLALLVDRFVPK; encoded by the coding sequence ATGTCGGTACGTGAACGCAAGGAACGCGAGCGGGCCCAGCGCCACAGGCTGATCGTCTCCACGGCCCGGGAGCTCGCCGAGGCACAGGGGTGGGACGCCGTCACCACCCGCCGGCTCGCCGCGCAGATCGAGTACAGCCAGCCCGTGCTCTACGGCCACTTCCGCGGCAAGAGGGAGATCGTGGGGGCGGTCGCGCTGGAGGGGTTCGCCGAGCTGACGACCGCACTGCGCAGCGCGGTGGCGGAGGGGCCCGCGGGACGGGAGGCGGTGGCCGCCCTGGCTCGTGCCTACACCGGCTTCGCCGCGGACAATCCCGCCCTCTACGACGCGATGTTCAGCCTCGACAACGGCCTCCCCTTCGCCGACGAGGCCACGCCCGCCCCGCTGCGGGAGGCGTTCGGCGCGCTGCTGGATCCGCTCGTCGGCCACGCGCACCCCGATGAGCCGGGGCTGTTCGTCGAGACGTTCTGGGCCGCGCTGCACGGGCTGGTCACCCTCACCCGCGCCGGCCGCCTGCCCGCCGACCGGGTCCCCGACCGCCTCGCGCTCCTGGTCGACCGGTTCGTACCCAAGTAG
- a CDS encoding thiolase C-terminal domain-containing protein — MAGKAYIVGVGMTAFEKPETRAWQYWDMVKEAGGAALADAGTGYEAVEQVVAGYCFQPSTAGQRAVYELGLTGVPVYNVNNNCATGSTALMMARQFVEAGIDDCVLALGFEKMRRGALGGGADGGDFATSPVARHYGVMAAAHGFERTPPTAQIFGNAAREHMERHGTTAEQLAAVGAKNHRHSAHNPYAQFRDVHTVEEVLAARTVHRPLTKLQCSPTSDGAAAAVVASERFVREHGLADRAVEIAGQAMTTDTEDSFSAGSCIDVVGKPMSRAAALQAYAASGLGIEDVDVIELHDCFSINELLTYEALGLCPDGASGKLVADGATTYGGRWVVNPSGGLISKGHPLGATGLAQAAELVWQLRGTAGDRQVPDARVGLAHNIGLGGAAVVTLLRR, encoded by the coding sequence ATGGCCGGCAAGGCATACATCGTCGGTGTGGGCATGACCGCGTTCGAGAAGCCCGAGACCCGCGCCTGGCAGTACTGGGACATGGTGAAGGAAGCGGGCGGCGCGGCCCTCGCGGACGCCGGGACCGGTTACGAGGCCGTCGAGCAGGTGGTGGCCGGCTACTGCTTCCAGCCCTCGACGGCCGGTCAGCGCGCCGTCTACGAACTGGGCCTGACCGGCGTGCCCGTCTACAACGTCAACAACAACTGCGCGACCGGCTCGACCGCGCTGATGATGGCGCGGCAGTTCGTCGAGGCGGGCATCGACGACTGCGTGCTGGCGCTCGGTTTCGAGAAGATGCGGCGTGGCGCGCTGGGCGGCGGTGCGGACGGCGGGGACTTCGCGACCTCGCCGGTGGCCCGCCACTACGGGGTGATGGCGGCCGCCCACGGCTTCGAGCGGACCCCGCCCACCGCCCAGATCTTCGGCAACGCGGCCCGCGAGCACATGGAGCGCCACGGCACCACCGCCGAGCAGCTCGCCGCCGTCGGCGCCAAGAACCACCGGCATTCCGCGCACAACCCGTACGCGCAGTTCCGGGACGTCCACACGGTCGAGGAGGTGCTCGCCGCCCGGACCGTCCACCGGCCGCTGACCAAGCTGCAGTGCTCACCGACCTCCGACGGCGCGGCCGCGGCGGTCGTCGCCTCCGAGCGGTTCGTCCGCGAACACGGCCTGGCGGACCGGGCGGTGGAGATCGCCGGCCAGGCCATGACGACCGATACGGAGGACAGTTTCAGCGCCGGCTCCTGCATCGACGTCGTCGGCAAACCGATGTCGCGAGCCGCCGCCCTGCAGGCGTACGCGGCGAGCGGCCTCGGCATCGAGGACGTCGACGTCATCGAACTGCACGACTGCTTCTCCATCAACGAGCTGCTGACGTACGAGGCGCTGGGCCTGTGCCCGGACGGCGCGTCGGGAAAGCTGGTCGCCGACGGGGCCACCACCTACGGCGGCCGCTGGGTGGTCAATCCGTCCGGCGGCCTGATCTCGAAGGGGCACCCGCTGGGCGCGACGGGCCTGGCCCAGGCCGCCGAACTCGTTTGGCAGCTCCGCGGTACGGCCGGCGACCGCCAGGTCCCCGACGCCCGGGTCGGCCTCGCCCACAACATCGGACTGGGCGGGGCGGCGGTGGTGACCCTCCTCCGGAGGTGA